A genomic region of Hippoglossus hippoglossus isolate fHipHip1 chromosome 8, fHipHip1.pri, whole genome shotgun sequence contains the following coding sequences:
- the LOC117766883 gene encoding sodium- and chloride-dependent GABA transporter 2-like isoform X1: MESKMEKRETWMKKREYFLAVAGNVVGLGNVWRFPYLCYKNGGGVFLFPYLIFAVLCGLPLFLLETVIGQYTQEGAITCWTKICPLAKGIGYSINVIQVYATIYILILAWALLYLISSFRGTLPWATCSNPWNTDRCVELTSANWTALHNGNLTANWTSGNLTKSSVSEFWERGVLSMSGGIDEIGTVKWELLLCLLACWVACYFCIWKGVRSTGKVVYVTAVFPYVMLVILLVRGLTLPGAWQGVVYYLYPEPSRLADLQVWMEAGTQVLFSYGVGAGTLTTLGSYNKFKNNCYRDSLWLCLLNSCTSFIAGFAVFSALGFMAQAQGIPINMVVDSGPGLAFIAFPQAAAMMPLPQLWAACFFIMLILLGLDTTFTGLETITSSVIDLFPETMRRPWRREILLLLLCSVCFILHILLTTQGGIYLFQLIDYYGASGACITCVSLVQCVAVGWVFGAERMCDAVEEMTGQRPWLLFKLCWCCFTPLICMVGFIGSFVDYQPLTFGNYVYPDWSYYLGWAIALSSIIVIPIWAIGKICLTKGSLRQRLLVLCHPDSDHVGPKTNKENLLSETEIIPMSAPLPGML, from the exons ATGGAGAGCAAAATGGAAAAGAGGGAAACGTGGATGAAGAAAAGGGAATATTTTCTGGCAGTAGCAGGGAATGTTGTGGGCCTGGGCAACGTGTGGAGATTCCCATACCTGTGCTATAAGAATGGAGGAG GTGTCTTCCTGTTTCCTTATCTCATCTTTGCTGTGCTGTGTGGTTTGCCACTCTTCCTGCTGGAGACTGTGATTGGTCAGTACACACAGGAGGGCGCCATCACCTGCTGGACCAAGATCTGCCCACTTGCAAAGG GAATTGGCTATTCTATCAACGTGATCCAGGTGTATGCCACCATCTACATCCTTATCCTGGCCTGGGCCCTCCTCTACCTTATCTCCTCTTTCAGAGGCACACTGCCCTGGGCTACCTGCAGCAATCCCTGGAACACAG ACAGATGTGTGGAACTCACATCTGCAAACTGGACTGCACTACACAATGGCAACCTGACAGCAAACTGGACATCTGGAAATCTCACCAAGTCTTCAGTCTCTGAGTTCTGGGA GAGAGGAGTGTTGTCCATGTCTGGGGGAATAGACGAGATTGGCACAGTGAAATGGGAGCTCCTGTTGTGTCTCCTGGCCTGCTGGGTGGCCTGCTACTTCTGCATCTGGAAAGGTGTCCGCTCCACAGGAAAG GTGGTGTATGTCACGGCAGTGTTCCCCTATGTAATGTTGGTCATTCTGCTGGTCAGGGGCTTGACACTACCAGGAGCCTGGCAGGGTGTGGTCTATTACCTTTATCCAGAACCTTCTCGTCTGGCAGACCTTCAG GTGTGGATGGAAGCCGGCACTCAGGTCCTCTTCTCCTATGGTGTTGGAGCAGGGACACTAACCACACTGGGCAGCTACAATAAATTCAAGAACAACTGTTACAG ggacagtctgtggttgtgtctgcTGAACAGTTGCACCAGCTTCATTGCTGGGTTTGCTGTCTTCTCTGCTCTGGGCTTTATGGCTCAGGCTCAGGGAATTCCCATCAACATGGTTGTTGATTCAG GGCCTGGGCTGGCGTTCATTGCATTTCCTCAGGCTGCAGCCATGATGCCCCTGCCTCAGTTGTGGGCTGCCTGCTTCTTCATCATGCTCATTCTGTTGGGTCTGGACACAACG tttacAGGTTTGGAAACAATAACATCATCAGTGATTGACTTGTTCCCAGAGACGATGCGCAGACCCTGGCGTAGAGAAAtcttactcctcctcctctgctctgtctgcttCATCTTGCATATCCTTCTCACCACTCAG GGAGGAATCTATCTGTTCCAGCTGATTGATTACTATGGTGCTAGTGGAGCATGTATAacctgtgtgtctctggtccAGTGTGTAGCTGTTGGGTGGGTCTTTG GTGCTGAGCGGATGTGTGATGCAGTTGAGGAGATGACAGGACAGAGGCCGTGGCTTCTTTTCAAACTGTGTTGGTGTTGCTTTACACCACTGATCTGCATG GTTGGCTTCATCGGCTCCTTTGTGGACTATCAGCCCCTGACATTTGGGAACTATGTGTATCCAGACTGGTCCTACTATCTGGGCTGGGCCATAGCCCTCTCCTCTATAATTGTTATACCCATCTGGGCTATTGGCAAGATCTGCCTCACCAAGGGCTCCCTCAGACAG CGTCTGTTGGTCCTGTGTCATCCTGATAGTGACCATGTTGGTCccaagacaaacaaagaaaatctctTGAGTGAAACTGAAATAATACCAATGTCAGCTCCTCTCCCTGGCATGTTATGA
- the LOC117766883 gene encoding sodium- and chloride-dependent GABA transporter 2-like isoform X2 — translation MESKMEKRETWMKKREYFLAVAGNVVGLGNVWRFPYLCYKNGGGVFLFPYLIFAVLCGLPLFLLETVIGIGYSINVIQVYATIYILILAWALLYLISSFRGTLPWATCSNPWNTDRCVELTSANWTALHNGNLTANWTSGNLTKSSVSEFWERGVLSMSGGIDEIGTVKWELLLCLLACWVACYFCIWKGVRSTGKVVYVTAVFPYVMLVILLVRGLTLPGAWQGVVYYLYPEPSRLADLQVWMEAGTQVLFSYGVGAGTLTTLGSYNKFKNNCYRDSLWLCLLNSCTSFIAGFAVFSALGFMAQAQGIPINMVVDSGPGLAFIAFPQAAAMMPLPQLWAACFFIMLILLGLDTTFTGLETITSSVIDLFPETMRRPWRREILLLLLCSVCFILHILLTTQGGIYLFQLIDYYGASGACITCVSLVQCVAVGWVFGAERMCDAVEEMTGQRPWLLFKLCWCCFTPLICMVGFIGSFVDYQPLTFGNYVYPDWSYYLGWAIALSSIIVIPIWAIGKICLTKGSLRQRLLVLCHPDSDHVGPKTNKENLLSETEIIPMSAPLPGML, via the exons ATGGAGAGCAAAATGGAAAAGAGGGAAACGTGGATGAAGAAAAGGGAATATTTTCTGGCAGTAGCAGGGAATGTTGTGGGCCTGGGCAACGTGTGGAGATTCCCATACCTGTGCTATAAGAATGGAGGAG GTGTCTTCCTGTTTCCTTATCTCATCTTTGCTGTGCTGTGTGGTTTGCCACTCTTCCTGCTGGAGACTGTGATTG GAATTGGCTATTCTATCAACGTGATCCAGGTGTATGCCACCATCTACATCCTTATCCTGGCCTGGGCCCTCCTCTACCTTATCTCCTCTTTCAGAGGCACACTGCCCTGGGCTACCTGCAGCAATCCCTGGAACACAG ACAGATGTGTGGAACTCACATCTGCAAACTGGACTGCACTACACAATGGCAACCTGACAGCAAACTGGACATCTGGAAATCTCACCAAGTCTTCAGTCTCTGAGTTCTGGGA GAGAGGAGTGTTGTCCATGTCTGGGGGAATAGACGAGATTGGCACAGTGAAATGGGAGCTCCTGTTGTGTCTCCTGGCCTGCTGGGTGGCCTGCTACTTCTGCATCTGGAAAGGTGTCCGCTCCACAGGAAAG GTGGTGTATGTCACGGCAGTGTTCCCCTATGTAATGTTGGTCATTCTGCTGGTCAGGGGCTTGACACTACCAGGAGCCTGGCAGGGTGTGGTCTATTACCTTTATCCAGAACCTTCTCGTCTGGCAGACCTTCAG GTGTGGATGGAAGCCGGCACTCAGGTCCTCTTCTCCTATGGTGTTGGAGCAGGGACACTAACCACACTGGGCAGCTACAATAAATTCAAGAACAACTGTTACAG ggacagtctgtggttgtgtctgcTGAACAGTTGCACCAGCTTCATTGCTGGGTTTGCTGTCTTCTCTGCTCTGGGCTTTATGGCTCAGGCTCAGGGAATTCCCATCAACATGGTTGTTGATTCAG GGCCTGGGCTGGCGTTCATTGCATTTCCTCAGGCTGCAGCCATGATGCCCCTGCCTCAGTTGTGGGCTGCCTGCTTCTTCATCATGCTCATTCTGTTGGGTCTGGACACAACG tttacAGGTTTGGAAACAATAACATCATCAGTGATTGACTTGTTCCCAGAGACGATGCGCAGACCCTGGCGTAGAGAAAtcttactcctcctcctctgctctgtctgcttCATCTTGCATATCCTTCTCACCACTCAG GGAGGAATCTATCTGTTCCAGCTGATTGATTACTATGGTGCTAGTGGAGCATGTATAacctgtgtgtctctggtccAGTGTGTAGCTGTTGGGTGGGTCTTTG GTGCTGAGCGGATGTGTGATGCAGTTGAGGAGATGACAGGACAGAGGCCGTGGCTTCTTTTCAAACTGTGTTGGTGTTGCTTTACACCACTGATCTGCATG GTTGGCTTCATCGGCTCCTTTGTGGACTATCAGCCCCTGACATTTGGGAACTATGTGTATCCAGACTGGTCCTACTATCTGGGCTGGGCCATAGCCCTCTCCTCTATAATTGTTATACCCATCTGGGCTATTGGCAAGATCTGCCTCACCAAGGGCTCCCTCAGACAG CGTCTGTTGGTCCTGTGTCATCCTGATAGTGACCATGTTGGTCccaagacaaacaaagaaaatctctTGAGTGAAACTGAAATAATACCAATGTCAGCTCCTCTCCCTGGCATGTTATGA